Proteins encoded in a region of the Methanobrevibacter millerae genome:
- the nth gene encoding endonuclease III: MSKTDRIIKIVEELNEVFEIRVFLDQDPYKVLVRTILSQRTRDENTDQATNNLFAKYKDIYEVVEAPTEDIQELIRPAGFYRVKAGRIQEVSQILIDEYGGEVPDTLDELVKLPGVGRKTANCVLVFAFELPAIPVDTHVHRISNRMGLVNTKNPDDTERELSKIAPKELWIKLNDLMVQFGQNICKPTSPQCETCPVSYLCDYDGS, translated from the coding sequence ATGAGTAAAACTGATCGGATTATTAAGATTGTTGAAGAGTTAAATGAGGTTTTTGAAATTAGAGTATTTTTAGACCAAGACCCGTATAAGGTTTTGGTTAGAACTATTTTATCTCAAAGAACCCGTGATGAAAATACTGACCAGGCTACTAATAATCTTTTTGCTAAATATAAAGATATTTATGAAGTTGTTGAAGCTCCAACTGAGGATATTCAGGAACTAATTAGGCCGGCAGGTTTTTATCGTGTGAAGGCAGGACGTATTCAGGAAGTTTCACAGATTTTAATTGACGAATATGGTGGTGAAGTTCCAGATACTTTAGATGAACTTGTCAAACTTCCGGGAGTTGGCAGAAAAACTGCAAACTGTGTTTTGGTTTTTGCTTTTGAACTTCCGGCAATTCCAGTGGACACTCATGTTCACAGAATTTCCAATAGGATGGGATTGGTTAATACAAAAAATCCTGATGACACTGAAAGGGAATTATCCAAAATCGCTCCTAAGGAATTATGGATTAAGCTAAATGATTTGATGGTTCAATTTGGTCAAAACATCTGTAAACCTACCTCACCTCAGTGTGAGACCTGTCCTGTGAGTTATTTATGTGACTATGATGGAAGCTAA
- a CDS encoding ABC transporter ATP-binding protein, whose amino-acid sequence MPPIKRRPPEKPVDNKKAIKNILFLLKDYKLKLFITFICALLSTVFSIIAPLLIGMATTTIFDGLNAIATNTGTLDLNRLFFLLSVVVILYVVSSIFSYLQTWFLIDISTDISYNLRTRIMDKITYLSMDDAGENKRGDILSRITNDVDSLQTGITQSFIQLMTAVITIVGVLIMMLYINLWLTLASVILIPISFLVIRFITKHSQSYFLKQLTFKGSLNAQIEETFTGHDIIRTFNQEDAEMEIFESDNENWFKHEWKSQFYSSLNGPLMNFISNLAYVIIAVLGAIFVIQKAIAVGDILAFFQYIKNFTQPIQQITRVMNLVQTAMAASERIFEFLEIDDEPNPSDAEISELNDSITFQNVSFGYYENEKIIKNLSFDVKKGDKIAIIGETGAGKTTIVKLLMRFYDVDSGEIKIDGVNINEYDKNSLRSLIGMVLQDSWLFSDTIANNIRYGKLDATDEEVIDVAKQVRADDFIRQLSNGYETVLNEDSDNISHGQKQLLTIARTILADKEILILDEATSSVDTRTEKLIQEAMDKLMENRTSFIIAHRLSTIKNADKIIVIENGEIIEQGSHDELLNQKGYYYNTLNS is encoded by the coding sequence ATGCCACCTATAAAAAGACGACCTCCAGAAAAGCCTGTGGATAATAAGAAAGCTATTAAAAACATATTATTCTTATTAAAGGATTATAAGCTAAAGCTATTCATTACATTTATATGTGCATTACTTTCAACAGTATTTTCAATCATTGCTCCATTGTTGATTGGTATGGCGACCACAACAATATTTGATGGACTCAATGCTATTGCAACCAATACAGGAACATTGGATTTAAACAGATTGTTTTTCCTTTTAAGTGTTGTTGTAATATTGTATGTTGTAAGCAGCATATTTTCATATCTTCAGACATGGTTTTTAATAGATATTTCAACAGATATCAGTTACAATCTAAGAACTCGGATAATGGATAAGATTACCTATTTGTCCATGGATGATGCGGGTGAAAACAAACGTGGAGATATCCTATCAAGAATCACAAACGATGTGGATTCTCTCCAAACAGGAATTACCCAATCATTCATTCAGCTAATGACAGCAGTAATTACAATCGTTGGTGTCTTAATCATGATGCTATACATTAACTTATGGCTGACGCTTGCTTCAGTGATATTAATCCCAATATCATTTTTGGTTATTCGATTCATTACAAAGCATTCTCAAAGTTATTTTTTAAAACAGTTAACTTTTAAAGGTTCACTGAATGCTCAAATCGAAGAAACTTTTACGGGGCATGACATTATAAGAACATTCAACCAGGAAGATGCTGAAATGGAAATATTTGAAAGCGACAATGAAAACTGGTTCAAACATGAATGGAAATCACAGTTCTACTCAAGTCTTAATGGTCCTCTAATGAACTTCATATCCAATTTGGCTTATGTTATAATAGCTGTTTTGGGAGCGATATTTGTTATTCAAAAAGCCATAGCTGTTGGGGATATTTTAGCATTTTTCCAATACATCAAAAACTTTACACAACCAATTCAGCAGATTACTCGTGTGATGAATCTTGTTCAAACCGCAATGGCGGCAAGTGAAAGAATTTTTGAATTTTTAGAAATAGATGATGAGCCTAATCCATCCGATGCTGAAATTAGTGAATTGAATGATTCAATAACTTTTCAAAATGTGAGCTTTGGATATTATGAAAATGAAAAAATAATTAAGAATTTGTCATTTGATGTTAAAAAAGGAGATAAAATCGCTATTATTGGAGAAACAGGTGCTGGAAAAACTACAATCGTTAAATTGCTCATGAGATTTTATGATGTTGATTCAGGTGAGATTAAAATTGATGGTGTAAACATCAATGAATATGACAAGAATTCATTAAGGTCATTGATTGGTATGGTGCTTCAGGACTCATGGCTTTTCAGTGATACGATTGCAAATAATATTCGATATGGAAAACTGGATGCAACAGATGAAGAAGTAATTGATGTGGCAAAGCAGGTCCGTGCAGATGATTTCATAAGACAACTTTCAAATGGATATGAAACAGTTTTAAATGAGGATTCAGACAATATTTCCCACGGACAAAAGCAACTGCTTACAATAGCAAGGACGATTCTCGCGGATAAGGAAATTCTAATTTTGGATGAGGCAACATCATCAGTTGATACGAGAACCGAAAAGCTTATTCAGGAAGCTATGGACAAATTGATGGAAAACAGAACCAGTTTTATTATTGCTCACAGATTATCAACCATTAAAAATGCAGATAAAATAATTGTAATTGAAAATGGTGAGATTATCGAGCAAGGTAGTCACGACGAATTATTGAATCAAAAAGGTTATTATTATAATACGTTGAATAGTTAA
- a CDS encoding ABC transporter ATP-binding protein — protein sequence MKNLIRVFKNKLPHVFIIFALLILEAYCDLSLPSYTASIVDIGIQNADLNYITNIGTLMLIMVAISVFATIGVSYFSSRVSSGYAKDLRKVIYTKVLKFSNHELNRISRSSLITRSTNDVNQVQNVLGFLFTTLFFAPILGVGSIIKAFELGGNLSWIIFITFIAVLILLIIIVIRVLPYFKITQEIIDKMNRTAREILLGIPVIKAFVRQDFEQEKFGYVNEEFRDVNLYVFRNLFVLMPAMTLILNLMIVLILYFGAYDAISGNILTGDIIAFIQYSTQIVFSFIMIGGFIIMLPRFLVSARRIAEVLNMELSITDGDITSISDNPTIEFKNVSYSYPGSEKETLKDINFKLIPGKTTAIIGGTGSGKSTILNLIPRLQDVTDGEILIDGVNIKEFNLKVLRDKISFTPQEAILFQGTVKSNMQTGKRDATDDEIKNALNLAQADFIEDIEQEVAQGGSNFSGGQKQRLSIARAIINPHDFYLFDDCFSALDMNTEAIVKSNLDNIAQNSSILFVSQRISTIKDADEIIVLDNGEIIDKGLHEDLIDRCEIYSEIASSQMEDSSCHL from the coding sequence ATGAAAAATTTAATCAGGGTTTTTAAAAATAAACTTCCACATGTTTTTATCATTTTTGCTCTTTTAATCCTCGAGGCTTACTGTGACTTGTCTCTTCCATCATACACTGCAAGCATTGTTGATATTGGTATTCAAAATGCAGATTTGAATTACATTACAAATATTGGGACATTAATGCTAATAATGGTGGCCATTTCAGTATTTGCAACAATTGGAGTTTCTTATTTTTCTAGCAGAGTATCCTCTGGTTATGCAAAGGATTTAAGAAAGGTAATATATACTAAGGTTTTGAAGTTTTCCAATCATGAACTGAACAGGATTTCAAGATCATCACTCATTACCCGTTCCACAAATGATGTAAATCAGGTACAGAATGTTTTAGGATTCCTATTCACCACACTTTTCTTTGCTCCGATTTTAGGTGTTGGGAGTATTATAAAGGCATTTGAACTTGGCGGAAATCTGTCCTGGATTATTTTTATTACATTTATTGCAGTTTTGATATTGCTGATTATTATTGTTATAAGAGTATTGCCTTATTTTAAGATAACTCAGGAAATCATAGACAAAATGAATAGGACCGCACGTGAAATACTTTTAGGAATACCTGTAATAAAGGCTTTTGTAAGGCAGGATTTTGAGCAGGAAAAGTTCGGGTATGTCAATGAGGAATTTAGGGATGTTAATCTGTATGTTTTCAGAAACCTTTTTGTTCTGATGCCTGCAATGACTTTGATTTTGAATTTGATGATAGTTCTGATATTGTATTTTGGTGCATACGATGCCATTTCAGGAAATATTTTGACAGGAGATATCATTGCGTTTATCCAGTATTCCACCCAAATTGTATTTTCATTTATCATGATTGGCGGTTTTATCATCATGCTTCCAAGATTTCTGGTATCTGCAAGACGTATTGCCGAAGTGCTTAATATGGAACTGTCAATTACTGACGGTGATATTACATCAATCAGCGACAATCCGACTATTGAATTCAAAAATGTGTCTTATTCATATCCTGGAAGTGAAAAAGAGACCTTGAAAGACATTAACTTTAAACTCATTCCCGGCAAAACTACCGCTATAATTGGAGGAACCGGAAGCGGCAAATCAACCATTCTAAATTTAATACCTAGGCTACAGGATGTGACTGACGGGGAAATTTTGATTGATGGTGTTAACATTAAAGAATTCAATTTGAAGGTTTTGCGTGATAAGATTAGCTTTACTCCACAAGAGGCCATACTGTTTCAGGGAACTGTCAAGTCAAACATGCAAACAGGTAAACGCGATGCGACAGATGATGAAATAAAAAACGCTCTGAATTTGGCCCAGGCAGATTTCATTGAGGATATCGAGCAGGAAGTCGCCCAGGGAGGATCCAACTTTTCAGGGGGTCAAAAGCAAAGATTATCAATTGCAAGAGCCATTATCAACCCTCATGACTTTTATCTGTTTGATGACTGTTTTTCAGCATTGGACATGAATACTGAAGCAATCGTCAAAAGCAATTTGGACAACATCGCTCAAAATTCTTCAATATTGTTTGTATCTCAGAGAATTTCAACTATTAAGGATGCGGATGAGATAATCGTTTTGGATAATGGTGAAATTATTGATAAGGGATTGCATGAAGATTTGATTGACCGCTGTGAAATCTATTCAGAAATTGCATCATCACAAATGGAGGATTCATCATGCCACCTATAA
- a CDS encoding valine--tRNA ligase has protein sequence MSNEEIPKDYDFKKEKVWEKKWEDEDIYKYIGDGSRPRYVIDTPPPYPTGSIHLGHVLNWVYIDMNARYRRQKGADVLFTQGWDCHGLPTEVKVEETHGIKKNDVSRAKFREYCVDLTTDNIAKMKAQMRAMGYSQDWSREFVTMTPEYMKRTQYSFLKMYDEGLIYQGIHPVNWCPRCETAIAFAEVEYSDNTTFLNYVNFPPAVEDSYDDIVSSQASGKQADPADEGILIATTRPELMSACVAVVIHPEDERYTHLLGKYVEVPLSHQKVKIIADEEVDPEFGTGAVMICTFGDKTDVSWVQKYDLEIINAIDETGTLTAASGRYEGMDLQTCKKQTIEDLKAEGYLLKQEQVDQNVGQCWRCKTPIEILVKKQWFVAVRDLIEKTKTAADEMNWVPEHMKSRMVNWADSMEWDWCISRQRIFATPIPVWYCKDCGKVILPDVEDLPIDPTQDKPKHPCECGCEEFIPEEDVLDTWMDSSISPLSIAGWPDEDYINHFPSNIRPQGHDIIRTWAFYTTLRCLALTGQKPFDDIVINGMVFGEDGNKMSKSRPEFVVGPEEVIEKYGADSLRTWAANSVPGSDVIFDWKDIKHGYRFLRKFWNAFRFISMQIFDEEVSYDVVKDNLGPLDLWILSKLNSLNVKVDTAFSEYNFADTITSIERFFWHDFCDEYIEAVKYRLYSDVSDESRRAAKYTLRIVVETSLKLLAPIAPFFTEEVYQYFSDESIHTTSWPEVNDELISEEFETKGDTTVDLIDEVRRFKSASKIPLNAELAEVNVYTTDDELIGIFKDFAEDIEGTLKIKDLAIKSGKPEVHEKIIEVEPDMSQIGPKFKGGAGKIIGYLKSTPMDEIDSILAENHELDIDGLVVSEDMLNIKKEIVGASGKKVDILQSENLDMIMEVIR, from the coding sequence ATGTCAAACGAAGAAATTCCTAAAGACTATGATTTTAAAAAAGAAAAGGTTTGGGAGAAGAAATGGGAAGATGAAGACATCTACAAATATATTGGAGATGGCTCTCGTCCTAGATATGTAATCGATACTCCCCCTCCATACCCAACAGGTTCTATTCACTTGGGACATGTTTTAAATTGGGTTTACATTGATATGAATGCAAGATACAGAAGACAGAAAGGAGCAGATGTGCTATTCACTCAAGGATGGGACTGCCATGGTCTTCCTACTGAAGTTAAAGTTGAGGAAACTCATGGAATCAAGAAAAATGATGTTTCTCGTGCAAAATTCAGAGAATATTGTGTTGACTTAACTACTGATAACATTGCTAAAATGAAAGCTCAGATGAGGGCAATGGGTTATTCACAGGATTGGAGTCGTGAATTTGTCACTATGACTCCTGAGTATATGAAAAGAACCCAGTATTCCTTTTTAAAAATGTATGATGAAGGATTGATTTATCAGGGAATTCACCCTGTAAACTGGTGTCCTCGCTGTGAAACAGCTATTGCTTTTGCAGAAGTTGAATACAGTGACAATACAACATTTTTAAACTATGTAAACTTCCCTCCAGCAGTAGAAGACTCTTATGATGATATAGTATCCTCACAGGCATCAGGCAAACAGGCTGACCCTGCTGATGAAGGTATTTTAATTGCAACTACACGTCCTGAATTGATGTCTGCATGTGTAGCAGTTGTAATTCATCCTGAAGATGAAAGATACACTCATCTTTTAGGTAAATATGTTGAGGTACCTTTATCCCATCAGAAAGTTAAGATTATTGCTGATGAAGAAGTAGATCCTGAATTCGGTACTGGTGCAGTAATGATTTGTACCTTTGGGGATAAGACTGACGTAAGTTGGGTTCAAAAATATGATTTGGAAATTATTAATGCAATCGATGAAACAGGTACATTGACTGCAGCATCAGGAAGATACGAAGGAATGGACTTGCAGACCTGTAAAAAACAGACCATTGAAGACTTGAAAGCTGAAGGATATCTATTAAAACAAGAACAGGTTGATCAAAATGTTGGTCAATGCTGGAGATGTAAAACTCCTATTGAAATTCTTGTAAAAAAACAATGGTTTGTAGCTGTAAGAGACTTGATTGAAAAAACAAAAACAGCTGCAGATGAAATGAACTGGGTACCTGAACATATGAAATCCCGTATGGTAAACTGGGCAGATTCCATGGAATGGGACTGGTGTATTTCAAGGCAAAGAATATTTGCAACTCCAATTCCAGTATGGTACTGTAAAGACTGTGGAAAAGTAATTTTGCCTGATGTTGAGGACTTGCCTATTGATCCAACTCAGGACAAACCTAAACATCCATGTGAATGTGGCTGTGAAGAGTTTATTCCAGAAGAGGATGTATTGGACACTTGGATGGATTCATCAATTTCACCGTTATCCATTGCAGGATGGCCTGATGAAGATTATATCAATCATTTCCCATCAAATATCCGTCCGCAAGGTCATGACATTATACGTACTTGGGCATTTTATACAACACTCAGATGTTTGGCGTTAACCGGTCAAAAACCGTTTGATGACATTGTAATCAATGGTATGGTATTTGGTGAAGACGGAAACAAAATGAGTAAGTCAAGACCTGAATTTGTTGTCGGACCTGAAGAGGTCATTGAAAAATATGGTGCCGACTCTTTAAGAACATGGGCAGCTAACAGTGTTCCTGGATCTGATGTAATATTTGACTGGAAAGACATCAAACATGGATACAGATTCCTTAGAAAATTCTGGAACGCATTCAGATTCATCAGCATGCAAATATTTGATGAAGAAGTCTCATATGATGTAGTTAAAGATAATTTAGGACCTCTTGATTTATGGATATTGTCAAAATTAAACAGCTTGAATGTTAAAGTGGATACTGCATTTTCCGAATATAACTTTGCAGATACAATTACATCAATTGAAAGATTCTTCTGGCATGATTTCTGTGATGAATATATCGAAGCTGTAAAATACAGATTATACAGTGACGTAAGTGATGAATCAAGACGTGCAGCTAAATATACATTAAGAATTGTTGTTGAAACTTCACTTAAACTGCTTGCTCCTATTGCACCGTTCTTTACAGAAGAGGTTTATCAATACTTCTCAGATGAATCAATTCATACCACTTCATGGCCTGAAGTAAATGATGAATTAATCAGTGAAGAATTCGAAACTAAAGGAGATACCACTGTTGATTTGATTGATGAAGTAAGAAGATTCAAATCCGCTTCAAAAATACCATTGAATGCAGAACTTGCAGAAGTAAATGTCTATACTACTGATGATGAGTTAATTGGCATTTTCAAAGACTTTGCTGAAGATATTGAAGGTACTTTGAAAATCAAAGACTTGGCTATCAAATCCGGAAAACCTGAAGTCCATGAAAAAATCATTGAAGTGGAACCGGACATGTCTCAAATAGGACCTAAATTCAAAGGAGGTGCTGGTAAAATCATTGGCTATTTGAAATCAACTCCAATGGATGAAATTGATTCTATTTTAGCCGAAAATCATGAATTGGATATTGACGGTTTGGTAGTCAGTGAAGACATGTTGAATATCAAAAAAGAGATTGTAGGGGCATCAGGTAAAAAAGTTGATATCTTACAATCCGAAAACTTGGATATGATTATGGAAGTAATAAGGTAA
- a CDS encoding sugar O-acetyltransferase: MREIDKLKAGLEYCFDDEEVMDLKLNAVKNCEIYNNIDVCDRQAKYDFLKEMLGSIGENTCIEQGFYCDNGKNIHVGDNFLANYQVTILDVNEVYIGNDVMIGPKTTITTVGHPINPNKRRQRLGQASKVRIGNDVWIGANVCILPGVTIGNNVIIGAGAVVNRDIPDNSMAVGVPARVIKEIEKVI; this comes from the coding sequence ATGAGAGAAATTGACAAACTGAAAGCAGGGCTCGAATACTGTTTTGATGATGAAGAAGTGATGGATTTAAAATTAAATGCTGTAAAAAACTGTGAAATATATAACAATATTGATGTATGTGATAGACAAGCAAAATATGACTTTTTAAAGGAAATGCTTGGAAGCATTGGTGAAAATACGTGTATAGAACAGGGATTTTACTGCGATAATGGAAAAAACATACATGTAGGAGACAATTTCCTTGCAAATTACCAGGTCACTATATTAGATGTTAATGAGGTTTACATTGGCAATGATGTCATGATTGGACCTAAAACAACCATCACAACAGTAGGTCATCCAATCAATCCAAACAAAAGAAGGCAAAGATTAGGCCAAGCAAGTAAAGTTAGAATTGGTAATGATGTTTGGATTGGTGCTAATGTCTGCATACTGCCTGGTGTTACTATTGGAAATAATGTAATAATAGGTGCTGGAGCGGTCGTTAATCGAGATATACCAGACAATTCAATGGCTGTTGGTGTGCCTGCAAGAGTTATAAAAGAGATTGAAAAAGTCATATAA
- the pheT gene encoding phenylalanine--tRNA ligase subunit beta, producing the protein MPVITFKYQDLKDLGIDMEKDELIDTLPMMSSDIEDFDDEEIKVEFFPNRPDNLSVEGVARSFKGFIGQEVGLPKYEIAESGESVVVEDDVAEIRPYIAFAKIDDVDFTGDKLKYIMDFQENLHWVIGRDRKKVAIGIHNADVVKAPFKYIATPKQENSFVPLEKDTPMTPEEILTEHEKGKDYAHLIEDFDKYPLILDCDDNILSMPPIINGELTKIKEDTKNIIVDVTGTDERAVNQALNIICCSFAEVGGKIKTMEVKYSDKTVVSPDLTPQEINVHVDTANELIGGINLNAEEIRELLFKARFNAEILNDNELKVYVPAYRVDILHEVDVVENIAVQYRINSIEAELPDINTVAYENDWFKSESTIREVMVGLGFQEVMSLMLTNEESHYEFMKQAEQDHVQVARPITIDRTMIRTSLINSLMEFLEDNKHEDLPQKIFEIGDVLYMDETTENKIRPSKKLAGLICHSTANFTEIKSVVTSVVSNLGYSMEISDSENPTFIYGRAADLIGESENGSIEGFFGEISPEVITNFTLEYPVIAFEIEFLNRE; encoded by the coding sequence ATGCCAGTTATAACATTCAAATATCAGGATTTAAAAGATTTAGGAATAGATATGGAGAAAGATGAATTAATAGACACATTGCCTATGATGTCCAGTGACATAGAGGACTTTGATGATGAGGAAATAAAAGTTGAATTCTTCCCTAATCGTCCGGACAATTTATCTGTTGAAGGAGTAGCTAGATCTTTTAAAGGTTTTATAGGCCAAGAAGTAGGTCTTCCAAAATATGAAATTGCGGAATCTGGTGAAAGCGTTGTCGTGGAAGATGATGTGGCAGAAATCAGACCATACATAGCCTTTGCAAAAATTGATGATGTTGACTTTACCGGAGACAAGCTTAAATACATCATGGATTTCCAGGAAAACCTTCACTGGGTAATTGGAAGAGACAGAAAAAAAGTGGCTATAGGTATTCACAATGCAGATGTTGTAAAAGCTCCATTCAAATACATTGCAACACCAAAACAGGAAAATTCCTTTGTGCCTTTAGAAAAAGATACTCCAATGACTCCAGAAGAAATTCTAACTGAACATGAAAAAGGTAAGGATTATGCTCATTTAATCGAAGATTTCGATAAATACCCATTAATCCTAGATTGTGATGATAACATATTATCAATGCCTCCAATTATTAACGGAGAATTAACCAAAATCAAAGAAGATACAAAAAACATTATCGTTGACGTAACAGGTACTGATGAGCGAGCAGTTAACCAGGCATTGAATATTATATGCTGCTCATTTGCAGAAGTTGGTGGAAAAATAAAAACCATGGAAGTTAAATACTCAGACAAAACTGTTGTCAGTCCGGATTTAACCCCACAAGAAATCAATGTTCATGTTGATACTGCAAATGAATTGATTGGTGGAATCAACTTAAATGCAGAAGAAATCAGAGAATTATTGTTTAAAGCTCGTTTTAATGCTGAAATCTTAAACGACAATGAATTGAAAGTTTATGTTCCCGCATATAGGGTTGACATATTGCATGAAGTTGATGTTGTTGAAAATATCGCTGTTCAATACAGAATTAATTCAATTGAAGCTGAATTACCTGACATCAATACAGTAGCTTATGAAAATGACTGGTTTAAATCAGAAAGTACAATTCGTGAAGTAATGGTAGGTTTAGGCTTCCAGGAAGTCATGAGTTTAATGCTTACTAATGAAGAATCCCATTATGAATTCATGAAACAAGCTGAACAGGATCACGTTCAGGTTGCAAGGCCAATAACAATTGACAGAACAATGATTCGTACTAGCTTAATTAACAGTTTAATGGAATTTTTAGAAGACAACAAACATGAAGACTTGCCACAAAAAATATTTGAAATCGGTGATGTTCTATACATGGATGAAACTACTGAAAATAAAATCAGACCTTCCAAAAAATTAGCCGGACTAATCTGTCACTCAACTGCAAACTTTACTGAAATTAAATCTGTCGTGACAAGCGTTGTTTCCAATTTAGGCTATTCAATGGAAATTTCAGACAGTGAAAATCCAACATTCATTTACGGTAGAGCTGCTGATTTAATAGGTGAATCTGAAAACGGCAGTATTGAAGGATTCTTTGGTGAAATTTCACCAGAAGTAATTACCAACTTCACATTAGAGTATCCTGTAATTGCCTTTGAAATTGAATTCCTCAACAGGGAATAA
- the aroA gene encoding 3-phosphoshikimate 1-carboxyvinyltransferase — protein MKLKVKNISNIGGVVKAPPSKSYSHRAVILASLANGTSKLYDMLYSEDTLASINVCRSLGAKITKTDECLDVVGTGGKLHNSSTNPIDLANSGTTLRLMTSVSALSDNDVILTGDESLQTRPMGLLMESVKSLGVTAESLKDNGKAPILIKPGYAGGETNISGSVSSQYISSILISSPLSDEGVTLFVLPEFKSRPYVDMTLDIMKKFGVKVLKGFYIKHDDCTKEHKNCRIDEFKVKKQSYIPCDYTVEGDYSSASYLLAAIAINGGHAKVLNLFKNSKQGDKLILEILEKMGADITVHDDFVEISSDGNLKGIDINLSNAPDLLITVAVLAAMADGTTNITGVNHARVKETDRIDTTCRQLEKLNCKLEEFEDGMSITGGVTGGVVDSCGDHRLAMAFSLIGLKHDIEIDNGEVFDVSFPNFIEAMAEIGLELELV, from the coding sequence ATGAAACTTAAAGTAAAAAATATTTCTAATATTGGTGGAGTAGTTAAGGCACCTCCCTCTAAAAGTTATTCTCACAGAGCAGTAATTTTAGCTTCACTGGCTAATGGTACCTCTAAATTGTACGATATGCTTTATTCTGAAGATACATTGGCTTCAATCAACGTTTGTAGAAGTTTAGGGGCTAAAATTACTAAAACTGATGAATGCTTGGATGTTGTGGGTACTGGTGGAAAGTTGCATAATTCAAGCACAAATCCAATTGATTTGGCCAATTCCGGAACTACTCTACGTTTGATGACAAGCGTATCAGCATTATCTGACAATGATGTTATTTTAACCGGTGATGAATCCCTGCAAACACGTCCTATGGGTCTTCTTATGGAATCAGTTAAAAGTCTGGGGGTAACTGCAGAATCTCTTAAAGATAATGGAAAGGCTCCAATTTTGATTAAACCTGGATATGCTGGTGGTGAAACAAATATTTCTGGAAGTGTCAGTTCACAGTATATTTCATCCATTCTGATTTCTTCACCATTGTCTGATGAAGGAGTTACTTTATTTGTCTTACCAGAATTCAAATCACGTCCTTATGTTGATATGACTTTGGATATAATGAAAAAATTCGGTGTAAAAGTTCTTAAGGGTTTTTATATCAAGCATGATGACTGTACAAAAGAACATAAAAATTGTCGCATTGATGAGTTTAAGGTAAAAAAACAATCATACATCCCATGTGATTATACTGTTGAAGGCGATTATTCATCTGCTTCATATTTGCTTGCAGCTATTGCTATTAATGGTGGTCATGCAAAGGTTTTAAACTTATTTAAAAACTCCAAACAGGGAGATAAATTGATATTAGAAATATTGGAAAAAATGGGGGCAGACATTACAGTTCATGATGATTTTGTTGAAATTTCGTCTGATGGAAATCTTAAGGGAATTGATATTAATCTATCTAATGCTCCTGATTTATTGATTACTGTAGCGGTTCTAGCAGCAATGGCTGATGGAACTACCAACATCACAGGAGTTAACCACGCTAGAGTAAAGGAAACTGATCGTATTGACACTACATGCAGACAGCTTGAAAAGCTCAATTGTAAATTGGAAGAGTTTGAAGATGGCATGAGCATCACCGGCGGAGTCACAGGGGGAGTTGTTGATTCATGCGGTGATCATAGGCTGGCTATGGCATTTAGTTTAATCGGTCTAAAGCATGATATTGAAATAGATAACGGGGAAGTTTTTGATGTATCTTTTCCTAATTTTATTGAAGCAATGGCAGAAATTGGCTTGGAGTTAGAGTTGGTGTAA